CTTGGACTGACCGGGCAATTTACCCTAAGTAACTTTGTGGTTGGGTTTGGCCTGGGCTTTGCGCTGCTGTGGCTTTCGCAGCGGGTGGTGGGACGTTCGGTTTACTTTCGTAAAGTGCCCCAGATTATTAACTTCATCGGCTTTTTTATCTGGGAATTGATTCTGGCGAACCTGCGCGTGGCCTATGATGTGGTGACCCCCCGCCATTACATGCGGCCCGGCGTGGTCGCCATCCCCCTGGATGTGACCCGCGACGCCGAAATTGTCCTGCTGGCAAACCTGATCACCTTAACGCCCGGTACGCTCAGCCTGGATATTTCGGATGACCGGCGCACGCTCTACGTCCACGCCATGCACATTGATGACCTTGAGCAATTCCGGCGCGATATTAAAGAGGGCTTTGAACGACGGGTACGGGAGGTGCTGGCATGAATATCATTGAGGTGGCCTTTTTCATTATTATCCCCATCCTGAGTCTGGCTATGATTTTGGCCTTTGTGCGCGTATTGCGCGGCCCCAGCCTGCCCGACCGGGTGGTGGGGCTGGATTTGCTGGCCACGTTGGGGGTCGGCATCATCGCCGTTTACGCGGTGGTCGCCAACCAGCCGGTTTTTTTGGATGTAGCCGTAGTGCTGGCTTTGCTGGCGTTTTTGGGCACGGTGGCCTTTGCTTATTACATCCAAAGGAGGGCTTGAAGATGGCCGAGATATTTACGGTGGTGTTGTTATTGATCGGCGCGCTATTTATGCTGATTGCCGGTATCGGGATAGTGCGGATGCCCGACCTATATTTGCGTATGTCAACCACCACCAAAGCGGCCACGCTGGGCGCAGGTTTTATTTTGCTGGGCGCGGCCATTTATTTTAACGAGTTGGGCATTAGCAGCCGGGCCATAGCCACCATTATTTTTCTGCTGATTACCGCGCCCGTGGCCGCTCACATGCTGGGCCGGGCCGCCTTCTTTAACGGCGTGCCCTTGTGGCGGGGCACGCTCTACAACGAACTACGCAAACGTTATGATAAACCGGCCCATAAACTGGCCGGATCAACTCAATTTAATGCCCCAAAAAAGGAAACAAAATAAACAGAAATACCACTGCTCAAGGATCGTTTTTTCTGGTATTCATTCAGGCTGCTTGCATCAGCGCAAAGAGCAATGCCAGGCCAAAAATTATGCCGCCAATCGTTATTGCCAGCCAGGTCGAGATTTTCTGTCGCATGTTGTTTCCTTTCTATACCAGGTTGAAGCGTTCCGAATGAAAATCACCCAACGAAATTCCTAATTTGGGCAAAGTTCTTTCGATTGCATCCATCATTGGCGGCGGGCCACAGATGAAGGTTTCGTAGACATTCGTTTGACGTTCCTCCGGCAGGTAGCGTTCTAAGATCTCCGCGGTGACGAAACCACGCTCGCCCTGCCAACCTTCCGGGGGATTGGCCAATACATGCACCACTTTAAGGTTGAGGGATTTCTGAAGGGCTTCGATTCCCTCGCGAAAAGTGATGTCTTCCCAACGGTTATTGGCATAGATCAAGAGCAAGGGGCGCTTATCATTTCGATCTTTCAAGGTTCGTAACATGCTCATGAACGGCGTAATCCCAATCCCTCCAGCAATGAAGTTATACCCTTTTGCATGCGGGTGGCGGTCAACGCTGAACGCTCCAAAAGGACCATCCAGGTAAACCTTTTGCCCGGGTTCCATCTCTTTGATGGTACTCGTAAAATCACCCAATTCCTTGATGGTGAACTCGATTTTCTCCGGGTTTGATGCGCTTGAAGAAATCGAAAAGGGATGCTCACGGTCCGAAAACGGCGAACTCCAGGCGGTTAGCCAGGCAAACTGCCCGGGCATGAAGCGCATTCCTGCATGTCCTACCGGTTTCACCGCCAGGGTCCAGGCCTTGCCGCGCTCTTGTTTGACAGAATCGACCTGGTAGGGATAGTACAACAACAAGATTGGTTTGATAATCCGCACGTAAGCTAACATGCCAACCCAAAATACGCTCCCACTCAACCATAATGCCTGCTTTATGGGTGTGTTGATGTAGTGACCCGCAAGGACCACATGAGTCATCGCCAGGATCACCGCAAGTGTTGCCAGGATTCCATGCCAAATGCGCCATTGGGTATACTCAAACTTGAGACGTTGCCGCCAGACGGACGCTGCGATCATCACGATTAACGCAAGTAGGGCTATCACGCCCGCACGAGCGCGCCAGGGAGCCGAGATAGGATTGAGTAATTGTAAAGTGTCTGGTGAATAAATAAACAACAAGAGAGGATGGGCCAGGATCAGCAGCAGCGCGACGAAGGAGATCTGACGGTGAAAGTGATAAACGATATCCGCTCCATAGGGAGCTTTGACAATCTTGAACCTCGCGGTTAAGGCAAATTGAATCGCCATCATCGCCAATCCCGCGTAACCGAGCGCTGCCGATAGTTCGCGCCAAAATTCACGTCCCTCCGGAACCGGCCCAATGAGCAAAATCAGCAGAGGCGCAGCAGTCAAAAGGATATAAACAAATATCCAGAATATACCTTGAAGCCAGAGTTTCATTCTCATTTGAGATTCCTCATCCACTTTTCGAATTCAACGATCAGGTAGGCAATCAGGCTCAC
This window of the Anaerolineae bacterium genome carries:
- a CDS encoding Na+/H+ antiporter subunit E, whose protein sequence is MTGQFTLSNFVVGFGLGFALLWLSQRVVGRSVYFRKVPQIINFIGFFIWELILANLRVAYDVVTPRHYMRPGVVAIPLDVTRDAEIVLLANLITLTPGTLSLDISDDRRTLYVHAMHIDDLEQFRRDIKEGFERRVREVLA
- a CDS encoding cation:proton antiporter, with protein sequence MNIIEVAFFIIIPILSLAMILAFVRVLRGPSLPDRVVGLDLLATLGVGIIAVYAVVANQPVFLDVAVVLALLAFLGTVAFAYYIQRRA
- a CDS encoding monovalent cation/H(+) antiporter subunit G, producing MAEIFTVVLLLIGALFMLIAGIGIVRMPDLYLRMSTTTKAATLGAGFILLGAAIYFNELGISSRAIATIIFLLITAPVAAHMLGRAAFFNGVPLWRGTLYNELRKRYDKPAHKLAGSTQFNAPKKETK
- a CDS encoding ferric reductase-like transmembrane domain-containing protein; this translates as MRMKLWLQGIFWIFVYILLTAAPLLILLIGPVPEGREFWRELSAALGYAGLAMMAIQFALTARFKIVKAPYGADIVYHFHRQISFVALLLILAHPLLLFIYSPDTLQLLNPISAPWRARAGVIALLALIVMIAASVWRQRLKFEYTQWRIWHGILATLAVILAMTHVVLAGHYINTPIKQALWLSGSVFWVGMLAYVRIIKPILLLYYPYQVDSVKQERGKAWTLAVKPVGHAGMRFMPGQFAWLTAWSSPFSDREHPFSISSSASNPEKIEFTIKELGDFTSTIKEMEPGQKVYLDGPFGAFSVDRHPHAKGYNFIAGGIGITPFMSMLRTLKDRNDKRPLLLIYANNRWEDITFREGIEALQKSLNLKVVHVLANPPEGWQGERGFVTAEILERYLPEERQTNVYETFICGPPPMMDAIERTLPKLGISLGDFHSERFNLV